One segment of Aggregicoccus sp. 17bor-14 DNA contains the following:
- a CDS encoding potassium/proton antiporter has translation MHEPHATALVLVSLGLLMSVSALFSRASGRFGVPVALLFLALGILAGSEGLGHIPFEDYGFAFRLGTVALVLILFDGGLNTPWGAVREGLGPAVVLATLGVAGTAGVVALGAHFFFGMGWPHALLVGAVVSSTDAAAVFSVLRGSGIHLQRRVGVTLELESGLNDPMAVILTLAMTEAIATGHRPGWSLLLEVPLQLAVGGACGVALGYAWRLLLNRVRLTAVGLYPVVTLGLAFLAFGLATLLHGSGFLAVYVAAVVVGNGLLPHRTGLLRVHDALAWFSQVVMFLVLGLLVLPSRLITVGWEGLGLGLLLAFVARPLVVALCLAPFRYPLREAAYVGWVGLRGAVPIILATFPVLVGVPDAAYVFNVVFFVVVVNALVPGGTVRHVTRWLRLESNTPPAPQAVLEISSMQQLNGDMASFFIGPASAVAHNAVMDVPFPPGSNLMLIVRGRELVAPRGDTQLLPGDHVYVFYRHEDEGLVKLLFGGLEEG, from the coding sequence ATGCACGAGCCCCACGCCACCGCCCTCGTGCTCGTCAGCCTCGGGCTGCTGATGAGCGTGAGCGCCCTGTTCAGCCGCGCCTCCGGCCGCTTCGGCGTGCCCGTGGCGCTGCTCTTCCTCGCGCTGGGCATCCTCGCGGGCTCCGAGGGCCTGGGCCACATCCCCTTCGAGGACTACGGGTTCGCCTTCCGCCTGGGCACGGTGGCGCTGGTGCTCATCCTCTTCGACGGCGGCCTCAACACCCCCTGGGGCGCGGTGCGCGAGGGGCTGGGGCCCGCCGTCGTGCTCGCCACGCTGGGGGTCGCCGGCACCGCGGGCGTCGTCGCGCTCGGCGCCCACTTCTTCTTCGGCATGGGCTGGCCCCACGCGCTGCTGGTGGGCGCGGTGGTCTCCAGCACGGACGCGGCCGCCGTCTTCAGCGTGCTGCGCGGCAGCGGCATCCACCTGCAGCGGCGCGTGGGCGTCACGCTCGAGCTGGAGAGCGGGCTCAACGACCCGATGGCCGTCATCCTCACGCTCGCGATGACCGAGGCCATCGCCACCGGGCACCGCCCCGGCTGGAGCCTGCTGCTGGAGGTGCCGCTGCAGCTCGCCGTGGGCGGCGCCTGCGGCGTCGCGCTGGGCTACGCGTGGCGCCTGCTGCTCAACCGGGTGCGCCTCACCGCCGTGGGCCTCTACCCCGTGGTCACCCTGGGGCTCGCCTTCCTCGCCTTCGGGCTCGCCACCCTGCTGCACGGCAGCGGCTTCCTCGCCGTGTACGTGGCCGCCGTGGTCGTGGGCAACGGGCTCCTGCCCCACCGCACCGGCCTGCTGCGCGTGCACGACGCGCTCGCCTGGTTCAGCCAGGTGGTGATGTTCCTCGTGCTCGGGCTGCTGGTGCTGCCCTCGCGCCTCATCACCGTGGGCTGGGAGGGGCTGGGGCTCGGGCTGCTGCTCGCCTTCGTCGCCCGGCCGCTCGTGGTCGCACTCTGCCTCGCCCCCTTCCGCTATCCCTTGCGCGAGGCGGCCTACGTGGGCTGGGTGGGGCTGCGCGGCGCCGTCCCCATCATCCTCGCCACCTTCCCCGTGCTCGTGGGCGTGCCGGACGCGGCGTACGTGTTCAACGTGGTGTTCTTCGTCGTGGTGGTGAACGCGCTCGTGCCCGGCGGCACCGTGCGCCACGTCACCCGCTGGCTGCGGCTCGAGTCCAACACCCCGCCCGCGCCCCAGGCGGTGCTGGAGATCTCCAGCATGCAGCAGCTCAACGGGGACATGGCCTCGTTCTTCATCGGCCCCGCCTCCGCCGTCGCCCACAACGCCGTGATGGACGTGCCCTTTCCGCCCGGCAGCAACCTGATGCTCATCGTGCGCGGGCGCGAGCTCGTCGCACCGCGCGGCGACACGCAGCTGCTGCCCGGAGACCACGTGTACGTGTTCTATCGCCACGAGGACGAGGGGCTGGTGAAGCTGCTCTTCGGCGGCCTCGAGGAGGGCTAG
- a CDS encoding ABC transporter permease: MSAGGQSLPLRLVRGAGRRGEGVLRHAGGIGLLALGTLNATLRGRVRFADVVAQVYSMGVQSVPLVLITGMLAGVVTSQQGGYQFTGAVPLYVLGSIVTSSVILELGPVMTAFVLIGRVGARITAELGTMQVSEQIDALQALGRDPVSVLAAPRVLAGVLTVPLLVGLADAAGLFAGMLAAKVAVGLGPQSFLYGARLFWHSYDLLYSLGKGLTFGVVLPLISVHMGMRTRGGAEGVGRATTASVVFMIITVLVLDALFPPLFLN; encoded by the coding sequence GTGAGCGCGGGCGGGCAGAGCCTGCCCCTGCGGCTGGTGCGCGGGGCGGGGCGGCGGGGCGAGGGGGTGCTGCGGCACGCCGGGGGCATCGGGCTGCTCGCGCTGGGCACCCTCAACGCCACGCTGCGCGGGCGGGTGCGCTTCGCGGACGTGGTGGCGCAGGTGTACAGCATGGGGGTGCAGAGCGTGCCCCTGGTGCTCATCACCGGAATGCTCGCGGGGGTGGTGACGAGCCAGCAGGGCGGCTACCAGTTCACCGGCGCGGTGCCCCTGTACGTGCTGGGCAGCATCGTCACCAGCAGCGTCATCCTGGAGCTGGGCCCGGTGATGACGGCGTTCGTGCTCATCGGGCGGGTGGGGGCGCGGATCACCGCGGAGCTGGGCACCATGCAGGTCTCCGAGCAGATCGACGCGCTGCAGGCGCTGGGGCGCGACCCGGTGAGCGTGCTCGCGGCGCCGCGGGTGCTCGCCGGGGTGCTCACGGTGCCGCTGCTGGTGGGGCTCGCGGACGCGGCGGGGCTCTTCGCCGGCATGCTCGCCGCGAAGGTGGCGGTGGGGCTGGGGCCCCAGTCCTTCCTCTACGGCGCGCGCCTCTTCTGGCACAGCTACGACCTGCTCTACTCGCTCGGGAAGGGGCTCACCTTCGGGGTGGTGCTGCCGCTCATCAGCGTGCACATGGGCATGCGCACGCGCGGCGGCGCGGAGGGCGTGGGCCGCGCCACCACCGCGAGCGTGGTGTTCATGATCATCACTGTGCTGGTGCTGGACGCGCTCTTTCCCCCTCTCTTCCTCAACTAG
- a CDS encoding ABC transporter ATP-binding protein, which produces MIEYLDVHKTFDVPVLAGLTLSVAKGERLSIVGPSGTGKSVLLKTTLGLIAPDRGDVRIGGQSVLAAKPAELRRLRRKVGYVFQNAALFDSLTVYENVAQGLPDDEQQQLGESAVVDRVVAALREVNLEPERVFLKLPSQLSGGMRKRVGLARALIAEPEVMLYDEPVTGLDPVNSAAVERLIVQIAEHTGATSVVVTHDIAGALEISHRIALLDRGRLRFVGTPDEFRRSEDPLVRAFAYREAAAEAAVRMMED; this is translated from the coding sequence ATGATCGAGTACCTGGACGTGCACAAGACCTTCGACGTGCCGGTGCTCGCCGGGCTCACGCTCAGCGTGGCGAAGGGCGAGCGGCTGTCCATCGTGGGGCCCAGCGGCACGGGCAAGAGCGTGCTGCTCAAGACCACGCTGGGGCTCATCGCACCGGACCGGGGGGACGTGCGCATCGGGGGGCAGTCGGTGCTCGCGGCGAAGCCCGCGGAGCTGCGGCGGCTGCGGCGCAAGGTGGGCTACGTGTTCCAGAACGCGGCGCTCTTCGACTCGCTCACGGTGTACGAGAACGTGGCGCAGGGGCTGCCGGACGACGAGCAGCAGCAGCTGGGCGAGAGCGCGGTGGTGGACCGGGTGGTGGCGGCGCTGCGCGAGGTGAACCTGGAGCCCGAGCGCGTCTTCCTCAAGCTGCCCAGCCAGCTGTCGGGCGGGATGCGCAAGCGGGTGGGGCTCGCGCGCGCGCTCATCGCGGAGCCGGAGGTGATGCTGTACGACGAGCCGGTGACGGGGCTGGACCCGGTGAACAGCGCCGCGGTGGAGCGGCTCATCGTGCAGATCGCCGAGCACACGGGCGCCACCAGCGTGGTGGTGACGCACGACATCGCGGGGGCGCTGGAGATCAGCCACCGCATCGCGCTGCTGGACCGCGGCCGCCTGCGCTTCGTGGGCACCCCGGACGAGTTCCGAAGGAGCGAGGACCCGCTGGTGCGCGCCTTCGCCTACCGCGAGGCGGCCGCCGAGGCCGCCGTGCGCATGATGGAGGACTGA
- a CDS encoding MlaD family protein, whose amino-acid sequence MDPAPLPPPRRAHRQEVLAGALVLAGVLAILVALFTLTDASLFRGRYVLTSRVPDAGGIRKGDPVQMRGVNIGRVTGFRIEQDGVVVRLELEGEYRVPADSRMELKSGGLLGGTVAEVVPGKSAQVLADGASLPGKSGTGALDGVEQLTNRAEAALSQVQAMVSPETAQHVATSSAELERLLKELSGAAVEQRQELAQLTRSLRRSASGVEAAVAGPELARAVKRLDALSARMDQVSASLQRSSGSLEVVMGRIERGEGTLGRLSKDDTLYLSLNAAATNVAKAGREVGALSEDLRLHPERYVKLSLF is encoded by the coding sequence ATGGACCCCGCGCCCCTGCCCCCCCCGCGCCGCGCCCACCGCCAGGAGGTGCTCGCCGGCGCGCTCGTGCTCGCCGGCGTGCTGGCCATCCTGGTGGCGCTGTTCACGCTGACGGACGCCTCGCTCTTCCGCGGCCGCTACGTCCTCACCAGCCGGGTGCCGGACGCGGGCGGCATCCGCAAGGGGGACCCCGTGCAGATGCGGGGCGTGAACATCGGCCGGGTGACGGGCTTCCGCATCGAGCAGGACGGGGTGGTGGTGCGCCTGGAGCTGGAGGGCGAGTACCGGGTGCCGGCCGACAGCCGCATGGAGCTCAAGAGCGGCGGGCTGCTCGGGGGCACGGTGGCGGAGGTGGTGCCGGGCAAGAGCGCGCAGGTGCTCGCGGACGGGGCGAGCCTGCCGGGCAAGAGCGGCACGGGCGCGCTGGACGGGGTGGAGCAGCTGACGAACCGCGCGGAGGCGGCGCTCTCGCAGGTGCAGGCCATGGTGTCCCCGGAGACGGCGCAGCACGTGGCCACGAGCTCCGCGGAGCTGGAGCGGCTGCTCAAGGAGCTGTCCGGGGCGGCGGTGGAGCAGCGCCAGGAGCTCGCCCAGCTCACCCGCAGCCTGCGCCGCTCGGCGAGCGGGGTGGAGGCGGCCGTGGCGGGCCCCGAGCTCGCCCGGGCGGTGAAGCGCCTGGACGCGCTGAGCGCGCGCATGGACCAGGTGAGCGCCTCGCTGCAGCGCAGCAGCGGCTCGCTCGAGGTGGTGATGGGGCGCATCGAGCGCGGCGAGGGCACCCTGGGGCGGCTGAGCAAGGACGACACGCTCTACCTCAGCCTCAACGCGGCGGCGACCAACGTGGCCAAGGCGGGGCGCGAGGTGGGCGCGCTGAGCGAGGACCTGCGCCTGCACCCCGAGCGCTACGTGAAGCTGAGCCTCTTCTGA
- a CDS encoding DUF3943 domain-containing protein, whose amino-acid sequence MLHTAGLMVGMRVGLSLAWPRAYDPSRLREGLHSLGEAYTHLPEYHRGRPPLESDGDPWLLNGVGHGLFGAEVYGRARQCGHSAGASLAAAALASTAWEYGLEALHQRPSAQDLVWTPLAGALLGEGRFRLVRAVRGSGGSGLSAPRRVLLWVLDPLGEAERGLLGTEC is encoded by the coding sequence GTGCTGCACACCGCGGGGCTGATGGTGGGGATGCGGGTGGGGCTGAGCCTCGCGTGGCCGCGCGCCTACGATCCGAGCCGCCTGCGCGAGGGGCTGCACAGCCTGGGCGAGGCGTACACGCACCTGCCGGAGTACCACCGGGGGCGGCCGCCGCTCGAGTCGGACGGGGACCCCTGGCTGCTCAACGGCGTGGGCCACGGCCTCTTCGGCGCGGAGGTGTACGGGCGCGCGCGGCAGTGTGGGCACTCGGCGGGGGCGTCGCTCGCGGCGGCGGCGCTCGCCTCCACGGCGTGGGAGTACGGGCTGGAGGCGCTGCACCAGCGCCCCAGCGCCCAGGACCTGGTGTGGACGCCGCTCGCGGGCGCGCTGCTGGGCGAGGGGCGCTTCCGGCTCGTGCGCGCGGTGCGCGGCAGCGGCGGCTCGGGACTCAGCGCGCCGCGCCGGGTGCTGCTGTGGGTGCTGGACCCCCTCGGCGAGGCGGAGCGCGGGCTGCTGGGCACGGAGTGCTAG
- a CDS encoding RNA polymerase sigma factor — translation MALPSVLRLLPSREPLEARGAARAQPEAAVAAAAAAAAERAGEALLVRRARARDAAAFRTLYERHAPGVWRFARELLRDESAADEATQETFVRAHARLETLRDEERLASWLLGIARLVSLEARRARGAAALFDLPADDEEGQAVIEAVLPTPTPEALLLDRELEGLLGEALAGLSEGRRAALLLRLEHGLAYEEIAQVMGWNLPKVKNEIHRARLQLRERLAGHVGGER, via the coding sequence GTGGCCCTGCCCTCCGTCCTCCGCCTCCTGCCTTCGCGCGAGCCCCTCGAGGCCCGGGGTGCGGCGCGCGCGCAGCCGGAGGCCGCCGTGGCGGCGGCGGCGGCCGCCGCGGCGGAGCGCGCGGGCGAGGCGCTGCTGGTGCGCCGGGCGCGCGCGCGGGACGCCGCCGCCTTCCGCACCCTCTACGAGCGGCACGCGCCCGGGGTGTGGCGCTTCGCGCGCGAGCTGCTGCGCGACGAGAGCGCGGCGGACGAGGCGACGCAGGAGACCTTCGTGCGGGCGCACGCGCGGCTGGAGACGCTGCGCGACGAGGAGCGGCTCGCCTCGTGGCTCTTGGGCATCGCGCGGCTGGTGAGCCTGGAGGCGCGGCGCGCGCGCGGGGCGGCGGCGCTCTTCGACCTGCCGGCGGACGACGAGGAGGGGCAGGCGGTGATCGAGGCGGTGCTGCCCACGCCCACCCCCGAGGCGCTGCTGCTGGACCGCGAGCTGGAGGGGCTGCTGGGCGAGGCGCTCGCGGGGCTCTCCGAGGGGCGGCGCGCGGCGCTGCTGCTGCGGCTCGAGCACGGGCTCGCCTACGAGGAGATTGCGCAGGTGATGGGCTGGAACCTGCCCAAGGTGAAGAACGAGATCCACCGCGCCCGGCTGCAGCTGCGCGAGCGGCTCGCGGGGCACGTCGGAGGTGAGCGATGA
- a CDS encoding zf-HC2 domain-containing protein has product MKATCYPTRLDRLLAGELSGAQALELRAHLRECGACAHELAWQRQERGLLAQRARGARAAAAARPGLRWEALEQRLRQVPARARARWERRGTMAAGALAAMLVAAFSLVLGAEPLPESSWGGELVSRAPGPEAACIEPGPDAVARHEARFEACLLASPLVSLR; this is encoded by the coding sequence ATGAAGGCGACCTGCTACCCCACGCGCCTGGACCGGCTGCTCGCCGGAGAGCTGAGCGGCGCGCAGGCGCTCGAGCTGCGCGCGCACCTGCGCGAGTGCGGCGCGTGCGCGCACGAGCTCGCGTGGCAGCGGCAGGAGCGGGGGCTGCTCGCCCAGCGCGCCCGCGGCGCGCGGGCGGCCGCCGCGGCGCGGCCGGGGCTTCGCTGGGAGGCGCTGGAGCAGCGGCTGCGGCAGGTGCCGGCGCGGGCGCGGGCGCGCTGGGAGCGCCGGGGCACCATGGCCGCGGGCGCGCTCGCGGCGATGCTGGTGGCGGCCTTCAGCCTCGTGCTCGGCGCGGAGCCGCTGCCCGAGAGCAGCTGGGGCGGCGAGCTGGTGTCGCGCGCGCCGGGGCCGGAGGCGGCGTGCATCGAGCCCGGCCCGGATGCCGTCGCGCGGCACGAGGCGCGCTTCGAGGCCTGCCTCCTCGCCTCGCCGCTGGTCTCCCTGCGCTAG
- a CDS encoding S8 family serine peptidase has protein sequence MQRRVVVGWAALALGLGAGLAAGCGGDAKREPQELDRPTCSASLQDAPEAQLPADAEGRRPWLVRVPGGGGAQAQAAGRVSALAAAQAAVGHVGGRPVRALRGLPVLLARLTDAEAAQLARDPAVAALEPDRPVYALGLPDALARVGARAVLQGASGAFAQAGSAGEHTAGGRQVQAPEVWDADLDGRVDPGAPTGEGIRVCVLDTGLDPRHPELQGPYDPQVAAGHDFVDGDDDPSDYDAATKTWGGGHGTHVAGTIAAQLGSPGGLAPGMDPQGLVGMAPGATLLVGRVLDTTGRGSTATVLEGLTWCQAQGAHIVSLSLGSHTSSPAEESAFEAARQAGLLAIAATGNDSASKSCVVAPVSFPAAYPSVLAVGAVDAAGRIAPFSNQGPATSLVAPGVGVLSTVIRGVDLASDVHVAGAAVPAASIDFAGEGTFRGPLVDCGLAATADSCGALSPALAEKGFVALVQRGQLAFADKVRAVQAQGARAVLIANGDPGAAPGNLTLGGPPPAGAWPPAAVLGKEDAERVRAQAGLSTEVSVHPVDYASFSGTSMAVPHVSGVAALVWSARPGLRADQVRTLLEASARDLGEPGRDPAYGFGLVQARAALERLRSEPPEP, from the coding sequence ATGCAGCGTCGGGTGGTGGTGGGGTGGGCGGCCCTGGCCTTGGGGCTGGGGGCGGGGCTGGCGGCGGGCTGTGGGGGCGATGCGAAGCGCGAGCCGCAGGAGCTGGACAGGCCCACCTGCTCGGCCTCGCTGCAGGACGCGCCCGAGGCGCAGCTGCCCGCGGACGCGGAGGGCCGGCGCCCCTGGCTCGTGCGGGTGCCGGGCGGCGGCGGCGCGCAGGCGCAGGCCGCGGGCCGGGTGAGCGCGCTCGCCGCGGCGCAGGCCGCCGTGGGCCACGTGGGCGGGCGCCCCGTGCGCGCGCTGCGGGGGCTGCCCGTGCTGCTCGCCCGGCTCACGGACGCCGAGGCCGCGCAGCTCGCGAGGGACCCGGCCGTGGCGGCGCTCGAGCCGGACCGCCCCGTGTACGCGCTGGGCCTGCCGGACGCGCTCGCCCGGGTGGGCGCGCGCGCCGTGCTGCAGGGCGCGAGCGGCGCCTTCGCACAGGCGGGCAGCGCCGGGGAGCACACCGCGGGGGGCCGCCAGGTGCAGGCGCCCGAGGTGTGGGACGCGGACCTGGACGGCCGCGTGGACCCGGGCGCCCCCACCGGCGAGGGCATCCGGGTGTGCGTGCTGGACACCGGCCTGGACCCGCGCCACCCCGAGCTCCAGGGGCCCTACGATCCGCAGGTGGCCGCGGGCCACGACTTCGTGGACGGGGACGACGACCCCTCGGACTACGACGCCGCGACGAAGACCTGGGGCGGCGGCCACGGCACCCACGTGGCCGGCACCATCGCCGCGCAGCTGGGCTCGCCCGGCGGGCTCGCCCCCGGCATGGACCCGCAGGGCCTGGTGGGCATGGCCCCGGGCGCCACGCTCCTGGTGGGCCGGGTGCTGGACACCACCGGGCGCGGCAGCACCGCGACCGTGCTGGAGGGGCTCACCTGGTGCCAGGCGCAGGGCGCGCACATCGTCTCGCTCTCGCTCGGCTCGCACACCTCCAGCCCCGCCGAGGAGTCCGCCTTCGAGGCGGCGCGCCAGGCAGGGCTGCTCGCCATCGCGGCCACCGGCAACGACAGCGCGAGCAAGTCCTGCGTCGTGGCCCCCGTCTCCTTCCCGGCCGCCTACCCCTCCGTGCTCGCGGTGGGCGCGGTGGACGCGGCCGGCCGCATCGCCCCCTTCAGCAACCAGGGCCCGGCCACCTCGCTCGTCGCCCCCGGCGTGGGCGTGCTCTCCACCGTCATCCGCGGCGTGGACCTCGCGAGCGACGTGCACGTGGCGGGCGCGGCCGTGCCGGCCGCCTCCATCGACTTCGCCGGCGAGGGCACCTTCCGCGGGCCCCTGGTGGACTGCGGCCTCGCGGCGACCGCGGACAGCTGCGGCGCGCTCTCCCCGGCGCTCGCGGAGAAGGGCTTCGTCGCGCTCGTGCAGCGCGGGCAGCTCGCCTTCGCGGACAAGGTGCGCGCGGTGCAGGCGCAAGGCGCGCGCGCCGTCCTCATCGCCAACGGCGACCCGGGCGCCGCCCCCGGCAACCTCACCCTCGGCGGCCCTCCGCCCGCGGGCGCCTGGCCCCCCGCGGCCGTGCTGGGCAAGGAGGACGCGGAGCGGGTGCGCGCCCAGGCGGGGCTCTCCACCGAGGTGAGCGTGCACCCGGTGGACTACGCGAGCTTCAGCGGCACCTCCATGGCCGTGCCCCACGTCTCCGGCGTCGCCGCCCTGGTGTGGAGCGCCCGCCCCGGGCTGCGCGCCGACCAGGTGCGCACCCTGCTCGAGGCGAGCGCGAGGGACCTGGGCGAGCCGGGGCGCGACCCCGCCTACGGCTTCGGCCTCGTGCAGGCGCGCGCCGCGCTCGAGCGGCTGCGCAGCGAGCCGCCGGAGCCCTGA
- a CDS encoding glycerol-3-phosphate dehydrogenase/oxidase, which translates to MSPASAALTRAATDPSGALSVPAPPSRAERLARLAGEAFDLLVIGGGATGAGVARDAALRGLKVALVEREDFASGTSSRSSRLIHGGLRYLEHGHLGLVFESSIERRRLLTLAPHLVRPLAFTWPVYAGARVPRWKLEAGLFLYDALSLFRNVRGYKGLSRGAVLAAEPALKPEGLKGGARYYDAATDDARLTFANALGALEAGACVLNHVRVAALVHEGGRAVGADLVDALTGQGLRVRARVLVNAAGPWTDEIRRLDEPEAAGHPSVRGSKGVHIEVPRERLGNREALTLLSPLDGRVMFILPAGPHAIIGTTETSTRAHPAEVRASESDVAYLLASANAFFPGAHLTRQDVVSAWAGIRPLASEAYGAHGGANSASREHALHVSASGVLGISGGKLTTYRVMARDVVDRVERELGRAHRRTPTEGLPLPGGERGHVPAEVLEARRAGLSPETAEHLVHAYGGRWRQVWALVQATPALAQPLCEGLPYLQAEALHGAQAELVHTLADLLVRRLKVAFETRDNGRAAARVAARVLAPALGWDAAEQQRQLERYDADAQRLFGIDPSDS; encoded by the coding sequence CCTCCGCCGCCCTCACCCGCGCCGCGACCGACCCCTCCGGCGCCCTGTCCGTGCCCGCGCCGCCCTCGCGCGCCGAGCGGCTCGCGCGGCTCGCGGGCGAGGCCTTCGACCTGCTGGTCATCGGCGGCGGCGCCACGGGGGCGGGCGTTGCGCGCGACGCGGCGCTGCGCGGCCTCAAGGTGGCGCTGGTGGAGCGCGAGGACTTCGCGAGCGGCACCTCCAGCCGCTCCAGCCGCCTCATCCACGGCGGCCTGCGCTACCTCGAGCACGGGCACCTGGGGCTCGTCTTCGAGAGCTCCATCGAGCGCCGGCGCCTGCTCACGCTCGCCCCGCACCTGGTGCGCCCGCTCGCCTTCACCTGGCCGGTGTACGCGGGCGCGCGCGTGCCGCGCTGGAAGCTCGAGGCGGGGCTCTTCCTCTACGATGCGCTCTCGCTCTTTCGCAACGTGCGCGGCTACAAGGGGCTCTCGCGCGGGGCGGTGCTCGCGGCCGAGCCCGCGCTCAAGCCCGAGGGGCTCAAGGGCGGCGCGCGCTACTACGACGCCGCCACGGACGATGCGCGCCTCACCTTCGCCAACGCGCTCGGCGCGCTCGAGGCCGGCGCCTGCGTGCTCAACCACGTGCGCGTCGCGGCGCTCGTGCACGAGGGGGGCCGGGCGGTGGGCGCGGACCTGGTGGACGCGCTCACCGGGCAGGGCCTTCGCGTGCGCGCCCGGGTGCTGGTGAACGCGGCCGGGCCCTGGACGGACGAGATCCGCCGCCTCGACGAGCCGGAGGCGGCGGGCCACCCCTCGGTGCGCGGCAGCAAGGGGGTGCACATCGAGGTGCCGCGCGAGCGGCTCGGCAACCGCGAGGCGCTCACGCTGCTCAGCCCGCTGGACGGCCGGGTGATGTTCATCCTGCCCGCGGGCCCCCACGCCATCATCGGCACCACCGAGACCTCCACCCGCGCCCACCCCGCCGAGGTGCGCGCGAGCGAGAGCGACGTGGCCTACCTGCTCGCGTCCGCGAACGCCTTCTTCCCCGGGGCCCACCTCACCCGCCAGGACGTGGTGAGCGCCTGGGCCGGCATCCGCCCCCTGGCCTCCGAGGCCTACGGCGCGCACGGGGGCGCCAACAGCGCGAGCCGCGAGCACGCGCTGCACGTGAGCGCGAGCGGCGTGCTGGGCATCAGCGGCGGCAAGCTCACCACCTACCGCGTGATGGCGCGCGACGTGGTGGACCGCGTGGAGCGCGAGCTGGGGCGCGCCCACCGCCGCACCCCCACCGAGGGGCTGCCCCTGCCCGGCGGCGAGCGCGGCCACGTGCCCGCCGAGGTGCTCGAGGCGCGCCGCGCAGGCCTCTCCCCCGAGACGGCCGAGCACCTGGTGCACGCCTACGGCGGGCGCTGGCGCCAGGTGTGGGCGCTCGTCCAGGCCACGCCCGCGCTCGCCCAGCCCCTGTGCGAGGGGCTCCCCTACTTGCAGGCCGAGGCCCTGCACGGGGCGCAGGCCGAGCTGGTGCACACGCTCGCGGACCTCCTCGTGCGCCGGCTGAAGGTGGCCTTCGAGACGCGCGACAACGGGCGCGCGGCGGCGCGCGTCGCCGCGCGCGTGCTCGCGCCCGCGCTGGGCTGGGACGCGGCCGAGCAGCAGCGCCAGCTCGAGCGCTACGACGCGGACGCCCAGCGCCTCTTCGGCATCGACCCGTCCGACAGCTGA